Below is a window of Bos indicus isolate NIAB-ARS_2022 breed Sahiwal x Tharparkar chromosome 19, NIAB-ARS_B.indTharparkar_mat_pri_1.0, whole genome shotgun sequence DNA.
ACAGCTTCCAAGTTGTCCGGTGATGCCAAAGTGTGTTTGCTGGAACTCTagctgtctctgtgtctccctgggctctgagaattaaaaaacaaaacaaaacagtattttattgAGTTATGGTTCAGGTAAACACATAGACCCTAGTCTGTTGGATGAATTTTTATGTTGTAAACAGCTGTGTGACCATCATCCAGGTCAAGCTCCAGGACATTTCCAGCACCCAGATGATTCCTTCGGGTTCCTCCCAGGTGGAGCCCTCCATgggtcatcactttcctgactGATTGTTGGATTTTATCTAATAAAAGACTCCcagcatgtgctcagtcatgcctggctCCTGTACACAACTGTGAGAGTCACTGATGATCTTGCCTGTATCTTTGATCCCTTTTTATTGCCAAGGGCTAGTCCACAGTAGTCACATCatcattcatttttcctttctgttgctCATGAACAGTGTGATTCCAGTGTGGGGCTACGGTGAGTGAAGTTGTTATGCATGCCTGCATATGTTTTCATctctcttgggtaaatatctagaaGCAGAAGAGCCTGGACTCAGTAGAGGCAGAAGACCCACCAACAAGGTTCCAACACTCCTGTATTTTACACTCAACCTTCAGTGAATGAGAGTTCTGTGATCTTTATCCCAGTAGATGAGGAAACGGTCCCCGTGTTCCTGGTGTCAAACAGGATTGCAAagcatttccctttcttttcctcctttctgcttCAACTGTGCCATCTGCCCCTTAAATCCAGTCACATTGTGGTTGATCTAGAAATGTAGAGGGGACGGAGGGTGGACAGAGAAGGCATGTGTGCTCAATCTATGGGATCATCTCAAATAAGTCAGTCTTTGCAAATTCTGGGGCTCCGAGGCAAGCCCAAGAATAGAGAGAGGTGCAGACAGGTTCTCAGCCCCAGGGTACCTGCTCCACACTGAGTACCTATAGGACCCCCAGCTGCTTGTCCTGGCTGGACATGGGGTCCCGTCTCTAGCACACGGTGGGGGCCTACTGAATCTCCGGTGAGTCTGTTGCTGTGTGTTTCCTCCCCAAACCCCTTTCCAACAAAAGCCGATCCTGAGTCTCTGTTTCTGTCAAACATTTCCACTAACAAGGTACTGGAACCAATTAAAGACAGTTATTCAATATATTGCCTCCAACTCAATGTCACTTGGAATATTCTAATATGTCTGAGTTGTCTCTGCTCCCCATTCTAAAGCCCAGAatcaagagagagaagagagagagaaattcacAGAGAGGAGGAGTCAGAAGTTCCCGGGGGCATCATTATGCACAAGGATAAGGGAACCTCCATCACCaggttttctattttcaaaacatttctttttatatgattATGCTTTTATGTGAGGAGGAGAATTTTAAAGGGGAGGAATACCTTTTTAAGAAGTGGAGTAGCCTTATATGGCTCAAGCTGCCGCTagtgagctgtgtgaccttggatatgACCTGTAgattctctgagccttagtttcccgGTCTGCAAAATGGGTATAACTAGGCCTTCCTGCAGCACTGCCACCCCATGCCCTGGCAGCGCCCCATCACACACACTGTTGTCGGGACATGACACAGCCACACGCGCAGGGACAGTGTCTTCTAGAAGCTGTGCATGTGGTGAGAATGTCCGAGCCTACGTGAACTATTCTGACTTGGGGTGGAGGGTAGGAGGAGAGCAGAAGGTCTGAAGGCCTTGGGAGAGGGGCACCCACTTCTGTCCTCCATCTTCCTCCCTACATTTCTCCCTTCCTCTAAACTGACTTTCTCCTGCTCCTGGCTCCTCCCCATTTAATAACAGATTATCTGCATTGAATTCTGTATCTTGGTGAGTCATTCCTGTTGCAGAGGTCTGCCTGGACAGCATGCAAAGCGGCAGTGGTCACGTAGGCGATGAAGACATGGCCTTCAGGGACACCCAGCCTCCCTACATAAACCCAGTGAGTTCCAGGGCTGGGAGAGGCCTCGGCCAGGGGGACGCAGCTCTGGGGCTCTGAGGAAACAGCTCCTGCTGGGGTGACAGGAGGCTGGGGGGCCTCGTTCCAAAGAGAACAGACGAAGGGCAGACATACCAACCAGGGCGGCCCTGCCACAACTTCTACCTGTGCCCATCTCCTCGGTGCCGCTCAAGGCTGAGGGTCACCAGGATTTGTGCGTgtgacaaatgtttactgagctttCTCCTGATCTCTCTCCTGTTCTAGGTGCTCAGTGGGGGAAGAAGAGTCTAAGTAATAAATAGAAAAgtgaatttccattttttttttaactgaaggaaggTAAACGTCTCCTGGGGAGCATGGCACTTAAGGGCACTTACTTGGAAGATGACCTCCCTGGATTCAGCCATTTACTAGCTGGATGACCTCAAGcaagttactttacctctctgggcctcagcttctgcTTGGGTATAATGGGAATAATCAAGTCACCACCCAGAGCTCGGGTAAGGATTAAGCAAGGTAGCACGTTGAGAGAGTTTGAAAGATATCTGGCCCACTGTGGGGGGCTCTGAAAGCGTTTAGAATTGTTAGGAGTCTGGGCGCAGGAGGAAAGGCTACCCAAACAGGTGTCTGGCATCTGAGGGTTGAGAGAGCTAGGCAGGGCAGGTCAAGGGTGTCTGAGAAAGACTGTCCCAGGAGGGTGGAGGAGGCTGCCCCTGCACTGTGGGGTGCATAGGGCTCTCTCCTGGGCATTTTTACCCTCTGTGTGGAGGTCTTGTCATAGGTAGCCTTGTTTAAACCAGCGGTCCCCCACCTCCAGGCATGGGCTGGTGTTTGTGCCGGGTAGGAACTGGGCTGCATAGCAGGAGGTAAGCAGCTTGCAAGCTAGTGACGCTCCATCTGTATTTATAGCCACTCCCCATTGCTCACATCTTCCCTGCCTTGTAAAAATTGTCTCCCGTGAAACTAGTTCCTGGTGCCAGAAAGATTGGGACAGCTGGTTTAAACCCTTATCATCTCCACAACATAAATGTATTACTGAGCTCACAGAGGTGGAGGCCACTTGTAAGGTTCCCAGGTGATAAGGGCTGAGGAGGGAGGTGCCTTGATTTCCCCCATCCTGGGGGAAGGAGGTGTCCACAGAGAgtcccctgggggaggaggaggcaggcaggcgGCGGCCTGGGTCCCAGGAACTTTCTGAGCTCACTGAGTCCTGGCCCAGCCCTGCAGTAGGAGCCTCTCCCGGGCTCAACTTCCTGGCAGGCTGGGCAGGGGGGCTGATGGAGCCCTTCATGGGGAGGGGGTGCATGGGGCATCAGGTGCTGGGGAGCTGCTTGATCCATACTCAAGCCCACCTCCCCAGGAGCCCTGGTGTGGTCTATGTGCTCCATGCAATGGCCAATGCCCTTCAGCCCGTCTAGTGAGGGCTCCCGGGTTGGGTTGGAGGAAGCTGGGCTGCCTGGTGGGAGCCTCCACAGTGGTCTAAGTCAGGATGTGTCGCCTGGGTCTTGTTCTCCATCAGATGGGGGACCCGGAGCCACTTTCAGGTTCAGCCATTTTATTATTCTGATGACATGTTTTTACTCTCTAATCCTTGGATTCAAAAGCCCAACTTTTGAATAGACAGGTCACGTGACTTGGTGACATCAGAGCTGCCAGCACAGGGAGTTGGGAGACCAGCCTAATCTGTGAGGCTATAAATCCAACATAAAAATCCATCTTCCTGGGTCATAGGAAGCAAAAGCCTATGCTACTCTTTCCTGctaagaccacacacacacacacacacacacacacacagaggggtcTTCAGCCACACCAGGCTTAAACCATACAAATGTATTTCCTTACAGTTCTGAGGTTAGAAATCTAAAATCAAATGTCAGCAAAGCTGTTTCCTTCTGGAGCCTTCAGAGGAGAATGTGTCGTTTTTTTCCAACTTCTAGAGGCTGCCCGCTtgccttggcttgtggccccttcctcctcctgtgattttttttttcttttttgactgtgtCAGGTCTCAATTGTGGCACAAGCGATCTTcattgtggcccatgggctctccagctgtggcccatgtgggatcttagttccgcaaccagggatctaaccctcaaTCGCTGCATTGGACGGCAGATACTTAACCacagctggaccaccagggaactcttcacttttctccttctctaAAGCCAGCAGCTTCTTGCTTCTGTTGTCACATCTCCGACAACTgactctcctcctctgcctccctctttgcAGGCCCTGTGACTATTGGGCCCACGCAGATAGTCCAGATAACCCCCCACAATCTCGCGATTCTTAATCATACTTGCAGAGTCCCTTTTGCTGGGTAAAGTAACATATTCACAACTTCTGGGGATTATAATGTAGACATTTTTGGTGGGAAAAGGGGGGGGGTGTAATTACTCAGTCTACCATAACCTTCTTGgagtcaataaatattagctgtttCTTTGAATCTttccagaaaattttatttataataagtaaatatatgtatatagccaTTCctacccatttaaaaaatattacagagGGCAATATTACTTATCAGTTTTCAAAGTGgtcccttcttcctcttttcttgttAAGTCTCCCTAGAATCTGTTGTATGGAAATACCATAATTAATTTCACCATTTTCTTCCTAGTGGACTTCTGGAttcatttccaattctttgctatTATAACGCAGTAATGAGTAATCTTGTCTTCGGATTATACTCAATTTGAAATCATCTTGTGTTTCAGAATGTAAGGGCACCATTTAAGACATTAAAATCTCATgaagtttttttggggggaatcATTCCTTAAGATTAACCTGTACTGCCCGCCCCCATGATCCACTCAGGGCTTCCTCCATCCTGCCTTCCTTCTGTGCCCTGAGGACCCCTCCTACCACTCTATACCTTAGTGTGAATATGCTTAAGGGAGGAGCCCATGCTGCCAGGCGGATACATTTTAGCCTTGTCTCTCCTGATGGTGAGAAAGGCTCTTAGGAGGCTTTCAAACTCCAACAAATGAGGGGATTCTTTTTCAGGGAAGAGCACCATGCTAGTCAGCCTGTGTTAGGCTGATTCTACTTCTCCAAACTCACCGACATGGATTTTGACAGAAAGAACTCAGAGATGCAGAGATGTTGTGATTTGCTTAATGTCACCAAAGTTTTTAATGGCAGAATTCAGACCATACCTGGGGCCACAAAAGACACCTCTGCCCAAGGTCCGGGAGCACAGTCTGTCTGAATGGGGTTCTGGCATCACTGGTTATCTCCCAGGGCCAGCTGTGCACACTGGGTtcggaggggcttccctggattCTGGGTGGTCCTACAACTGAAGGACAATGGACTAGGCCTGAATCGAGCTGgtgtgtatttttttgttgttgtttggcctTCAgactgtttgttttatttatttatttttttcagactgTTTGTTTTAACTCATTGCCAAAGAGAAAGTATAATACAGAGATATTAGTATCATAAACAACACATACCAGTCACTCAGTTTCAACTCATGAACTATCTGCTTTATCTCTGCCCAGCTCTACTTTCCTTTCCACCCCTGGATTGTTTTGAAGCAAATTTAGATATATCAATTCAAtgcaaatatttcattatatgcaAAGGAAACCTACTACAATCTTTTTCAAAGCATTTCGCCCCCCAAAATTAGaaagttttaaagaagaaaaagctcAGATTTCTATTTTCTCCTAAAGACTTGGAAGCTCTGACAACACAGCCTGAAAGGTAATCAGGTTACAGCTGAGTGGACACTGCTCTTTAGATAAGGAAGATGATGCCTACTTTGCTGCAGTCCCCACCACTCCCGACTCTCCCCCACCTGGCCAGTTCAACTATGCAAATCACCTGCCTGGTTCCTGAAAGCATTTAATCTTTGTAAAATGTTACTTAGAGGAGAAggtagaaaattcttcaacagtgTGAAAACGTGAAAATTGACTTGGAGACAGAGCTGTGTTGAAGGCAGTTTGTAGAACCACGTTAGATAAAAAGTATTCTGGAAGGATGTGCCAGTCTCTCCCCACAGACATTTTTTCACTAATCATCAATGCCACCCAGAAGCTGGGACTTGTTCTCATTTCatggatgaagaaattgaggcaaaGAGAACTTAAATAAGCTTCCCAACGCCACTCAGGTAATGAGCAGCAGAATTAGGATTCAAACCTGCAGGATGCCTGACTATAAAATGAAGCATCTTCACCATAATGCTGGGTCCTTTCAAAAGGCTCAGGAAAGAGAACATGACAAAGTGATGGGGCCCAGAAGGGGTGGTGATGCCACGTGAAGACTTGGGAGGCTTCCCAGGGCCTGGAGGAAGGATGGGAGCCCAGGAGCAGAAGTAGAAGAGGGGGCTGCCCTCTGGCTGCAGAGAGCACCTGGGAAAGAGGCACTTTCTGAGGCTGCATGGGGGACAAAGGTCAAGGTCACCATTGTTCtctgggtggggtgggcaggagggggaGGATGGCTTCTTGGCCTGCTCAGGTGAGCAGAAGGTTTATCCTccaggatgggtgggtgggtctCTTTGGTCCATGGTGGACCCCTGAGTCCCCAGCTAGGACTTGGGTCTTTACTAGCAGCTTGGCTTGGGGTCCagccacccccctccctcctctggtTCCGTCCCATCTCAGGGCTGTGTACTCGCCACTTCTTCCTTTGCCAGCTGCCAATCTGACCTTGTTACATCCTCTCAGAGCCTGAGGGGCTCCTTCTCCCAGTCGCAGAATATCTGTGTAACTTCCTTGCTCCAGGGCTGGAAGGTCCGTGGAGCTGAGGCTCCTTCTGTCCTGTTCGTGGCTGCACTTGGTCCCTAGGCTATGGAGCGAAGGAGGCAGGCCAACTGACCACTGTCTCCTCTCCACAGCCTGTTCCCTTCACTGGGATGATCAAAGGGGGTCTCCAGGATGGACACAAGATCACCGTCATGGGGCGTGTTCTTTCCACAGGCGAAAGCAGGTACCGGGAATTGTTGTCGCTCTCGGCCTCACCCCTGAGTGAACCAGGGTGCTGTCATCTCAGGATGGTCCACACAGCATCCTCCAAGCTGCCCACACCCAGTTCAGGGGATGGGAAGGGCCTGGCCCTGCCAACAATGCTCAGTGCCCCCTACCACCTACCTGTAGCATCCGGGCACCATTAACCAGACTCCCCAGAGACAGGGGAAATGGAGGCTCACAGTCTAGGGAGGGAAACAGGCCAGCCCAGAGGTGGAGTTCTGGGACTGGACTTCGTATACAATGACCCAGAGCTGCAGATACGTCAACTCCCTTCATTTCCTCTAGCCAGTCTCATCTACTTTGGAAACTTCATTTGAGGTGACCTGGAAATATTTAAACTTGCCATCAAAATTGTATTCGGTCTCTTTCAGTCTCAAGGTTTTTCCCACTAAAGTCAATTCAAAATATAGATAACTCAGCTCTGTTTCCCATTCCCTTTCTCCCGAGGGGGACTTTCTGAGAACAGAGAAGAACTTACACGTATTCCAGAGGTGGGAGGTCCTCAGGAGTTCATGCAGCCCTGGCTGAACTATATTTAGTTCTGGGTGGCGTGGAGGCCTGGGGCCTGTGCACCCTGAGGTCTGCCGTGCCCACGGGGGCCCCTCTGCACACGTGGCCTCTCTCAGAAGCCTCTCTGTCCAATCCCAGCTGACTTCTACCCCCGCTGTTCCTCTCATTACTTTGCATGGGGCCTGGGGACGTTCTGGatccctccaggcccctcccccCACAGCCCTACTTCTACACCTGGCTTCTAGATGACTTCCTCTGCCACTGCCTCTGCCTCTCCTACCAGGTGACCCGGCCACAGTGATGTGGGACTCTGAGGCCCTCAGTGCCTGCAGGGGACTGTGAGGGAAATGAGGCACCCAGTTCTGAAACCCTGCCCGCAGGGGAACCCGGGACCTTGACTATGAACTCcacccctctctccccctccctgtgCTAACCCTTCCTTCCAGCACAGGAGGGCTTTCTACTCCCACTCTGTCCAATAGAGCCTGTATCTACCTCCGAGTAGGTCCCCCTTCCGATGGGAGCTGCCGTTCTCTCCTTCCCTGGGGCAGAATTTACAAAGGAACACAGGAATGAAGCTGGGGGTCTGCAAAGGGAAAACGACACCCAGAGACATGTCAGAAAAACTATTCTCCACTTTAAGAGAAATTGGaacttaaaatttctcatttcagGGTCACTTGGAGCTTCGTTTTCATTGGAGGGAGGGCTGCTGGGTTCAGAAACACACCAGTTCCTCTTGCCCCTGATGGCTGAGGGGCAAGAGGAACACAGAGCATCCTGGTATTTAGGTATTTAGCATCCTGGTATTTAGCATTCAGAACTCACACCCTTATCCAAGAAAGCAGATGGGCCCTGggggtttcctggtggtccagtggtcaggactccagTCGTTCACTGCAGAGGTCATGGATttaatccctgatcagagaactaagatactCGAGCCATGAAACCAAAAGAAACCCCAGATAAACAAGCAAAACAGAGCACTCTGCAGGTTGAATGCCCACTGAGGGCCACCCGTGGGCGTGGGGCAGTGCCCAGTTCTGTGGTGATGACATGGGAGCCAGACGTGCTGTCTGACTGTTGTGTGTTAGCTGGCAGCCTGAGTGACCCCAGGAAGCAGACTGGGAACCACACTGGCGCCGAGTTCAGGCAAGGTGTTGGGACAGAGGTGCTCATTGGATAATTCGGGCTGGACCTTGGTTAGGGGACATGCATGAGCTCCATCTGGGAAAAAGCAGAACAAGGATTTATCGCACCCCTTTTGTGAGCTAGGCCCCTTGGAAGCTCCTTTTGTCTTCACCCCTCACCCTATAGTTTCAGCTATATCCCAAAGAgatggagatggtgaggggcttCCTCTGAGGTGAGATGGGAACAAGAGATACTTATTTAGGGGTGCCCTTGGGCCGTTTCAGTTGTCATCCCTGAAGGAAGGCAGTCACCCCTTTGCTGCATGCGGCAGTTCGAGGATAGCATGGTCCTGGGTCATTGCAAATGACAAACAGGGCCAATCTGGGGTCAGGGTCCAGGCCTGCTGACCTCATAAGTGAGGAGGGGTCAGGGGGTCATAAGTGACCTAAGGGTCAGGTGGACACACGACACCCTCTGAAGAGGGACAGACGCACACTCTGAGGTCCCCATGCCCAGAGATCTAGGGTTTTTTCTGTGTCTCCCCTTTAGACACCATCTCTGTAGGTGTCCCATCAATGCACCTGTTCTTTCCATTTGTCCTCTTTCCCAACTGAGCAGACACAGGCTGACCTCCAGGGAGCCACCACTTGGCCCCAAAGACTCTCACTTCTAGGCACATTCCTCTACTTCCATCTTGGACACAAATTTCTTTACCCATTTCCTCCTTACTTTTAGAAAACCACACTGTAAGGGCAAAATGCAGTAACTGCACAAAACACAGTGCAAATTCAGTGAACCAAAGGGATGGGACGAGACTAGGAATGGGTACCAACCAGCCACGCAGGTTGTATGCAGGCTCCCAGACAGATGTCAGTCAAAGAGCGAGCACCTCCTGTTCCCACCCTTGGCAGTAAGCCGGGATACTGTCTGATTTTCCTTGACCTAGGTTTTCAGTGAACTTTCAGATGGACCACACTGACCATGAAATTGCCTTCCACTTCAATCCTCGGTTTGAAGAAGGCGGGTATGTGGTCTGTAACACGAAGCAGCTAGGAAAGTGGGGGCCAGAGGAGAGGAAGATGCAGATGCCCTTCCAGAAGGGGAGTTTGTTTGAGATCTGCTTCGAGGTAGAGAGCTCCGCGTTCAAGGTGAGTAGGAGCTCTCCTCTCTTCAGCTATCTGTTCCCCAGCCCCATAAGGTGCTGCGAGCAGCCTTTAAATAGCCATGTGAGCATCACTTTGTACAGAGAAGAGGACTATTTCCTTGTAAGGCCGCCGTCTCCTTACACACCTTCACCTGCATCTACAGGCACACCTGTTGCTTCTTTTACTCTGGAAGTAAGCACTGGAGAAGTCACCGTGATGCCTTTCGGCCTCCTGGGTCCTTCAGTCCaagttatttccatttctctgttgtaGCCCCTCTTCCACTCCAGGTCCCTgggaatatttgtttttctgttacctTGTTGCTGCATTTATCCAGGTGTTATTAAAGACTTAGTTCTGCCTGGCATTGCACATTGGTTTTGCAAGCAGAGCGGTGTCTCTGGGcttggggagatgggaggggagctgagtacatctgtgtcttttttctctgtgtgAACATGAATGTCCCCACTCCCTCATCATACAACCTGACATCACTTCTTCTCTGCTCCCCGTGAACATTTGCATGTATATTTCAGTAACACCACAGGAGAGCTAAGACTAGAAAGACAAACCTACACCACAAGAATGAAGAAGCCAAGGACTAGAGTCAGGTAGAGGTTGCCCTTCGATGCACTTAGGATCCCAAGCATGTTCCTGTGACTGGCACAGCTCTGAAGGCTGTTGCCCTGACCTACAGGGGATTGATGTAAAAACCAGATACAGGGCTGAACGTCTGGAAGCAGGGGTCCTGGAGGCACGGGTGTGCTCCCACCTGGTCCTGGACCCCCTCCTGCCACGTGTGCTCATCTCAACAGGTGATGGTGAACAAGAACATCTTCCTGTATTATGTACACCGTGTGCCCTTCTACCAACTCAATGCCATCTCCGTCAAGGGCGGTGTGCATCTGTCCTACATCAGCTTCCAGGTCAGACTCCACCCAGCACTCGTCCCCAGGGGCTGGGTGTGGGGCCCCGTCCCCTGTGTGGGTCCTGCTGTGTGAACCCAAAGGTGCCAGCCAGTCTCATCTCCAGGTGGTTCTGGGTTCCCCAGTCTGTCCtcgtgtctctgtctctgtctgggACACCCACTCAGGCTCCTGGACTAGTAGATTTCTTGTCTCTTTcactctctgtcatccccctGGTGAGGAGGCCCTGTGCTTCTAGAAAGAACTTGGAATCAAACTGAATCCAGCTCAGATCCCCGGCTCTGCCATTTTCATCGGCTGGGGAATCTTAGACGAGTGACTTCACCTCTCCCAGCCTTAGTCTCTTCACCTGTGGAATGAGTATGATCGGCCAACCCACAGGTCGTTTTGTGAGTTCAATAAGACCATACACATCGAAGGGCACAGTATATCCTTTACATGGCCATTCCTGGGTTTATTTGACCCTCTCTGTGTATTATAATTTTTGAATGTGTTAGCAACATCTAAAAGGTCAGGACcaattttgcaaaatgaaaaagttctggaattgGATGGTGGTGACTTTTGCACAACCACAGGAGTGGACCACTGAACTGTAGgtacacttgtgtgtgtgtgcggttgctcagtcatgtccaactctttgcgaccccatggactggagcccgccaggctcctctgtccatggcacttctccaggcaaaaacactggagtgggttgccaggccctcctccagcagatcttcccaacccagggatcaaacctaggtctcccacattctttacagtctgagctagtACACTTAAGATATTTTGCGTAATGTGCATTTCACCACTGTTTAGCAAAAGAGGTCAGgtagatttcttctttttcttgaagatggaGAGGTCCCAGGAGACTGATTACCTCAAGGATGCTGACTAGAAAATTCCAGACTGGCTGATTAAGACTACATTCCTGGGGAAGGGCAAAGCTACAGCTAGGTCAGGTGTTAAACTTAGGGTTGGTATCATGGGCTTCAGCAAAAGTGAGGCCATTTTGAACCTGTGGTTTTCTCTTTAACTATGCCCCACTTTGTAGCAAACTCTCAGCCTAACCAAAAGATATAATCAGAATGTAAGGCATTAGCATCACTCTCAGCTACCGATATATAGTCCCCACAGCTTTGTTCACCCTTGGTGTGGTCTCCATGGCCATGACTGTTTTGCTTAATCCCTCTGACATTTGTAACccagcaggaccctatgggggcATCCTGGGACAGCCCTATGACCCATGAGTGTTATAAACCTTTAGCCTCCTAGGCCTTCCCCAAGCTCCAAGGATAAAAtttaagtgagaaaatgcagaagcaaagcgTAACAGTCAAGCAAAACAAAGTGATAATAGGTTAACCATTAAACACcatcaaggacctttagttcctcctcaagagcTATAGACAGTATTCTGAACCAAATTCTTTGTGCTGTTTTACAGATATAGAAATCCCTATCGTGTGGAAGATGTTCACTCTATGGTGCTCACATGGTCATAGAACCCAGAAGCTTGATGATATTGGCTCCTGATGCTCACATGGTCATAGAACCCAGAAACTTGATGATATTGGCTCccaattacctcaccaccaaccaatcagaagacaTCCATGAGCTGATCGCACACCCCGCACCCTCTTGCTCACCCTGTGTTTAAGACCATTTCCCTGAACGTCATCATGGAGTTTGGGTTTTTTAAGCTTgcctggactccttgcttggGAACTGCAGTAAATGCTGCACTTTCTTTCATCATAACCCTGTATCAGTAGATTGATTTTACTGTGTGTGGATGAATCGTATTGAGTGGAGGTAAATCTGATCTAGATAGGGATGGATGGATTTGAAATTCTGATGATAAGTTCAGTTGAAAGATTACTTACTTTAGCAATGTATTGGGGGTTATAGATTGGGGCTTTATCTTTCCTAGTCAgtggcagagaaaaagaaaggaaaagaaggagaaagagtgtCATGTATAGTTAAAGTGTGAAGACTTGATCCATTCTCTCGGGCCAGAGCAGCCTACCTGAACGTCATCTACTGCTCTTCCCCCTCACTTTGATTCTGAAGTCTCCATCACTTGGACAGGACCAGGTGCCATGTGGGGTCTTCTTCAGTCCTGAGACATATATCCAAGATTCAAGAGCTTGACTGTCATCCGTGTAGTTGGGATGATCTGGTACAGTCCCTTTCAAGATTAAAGGGAAGTTTTTGCTCTTAGTGATTCCAAATCAGACGGTAGAAGACAACTGGAACTGAGTTTGGTGAGTTGTA
It encodes the following:
- the LOC109573189 gene encoding galectin-9-like, giving the protein MQSGSGHVGDEDMAFRDTQPPYINPPVPFTGMIKGGLQDGHKITVMGRVLSTGESRFSVNFQMDHTDHEIAFHFNPRFEEGGYVVCNTKQLGKWGPEERKMQMPFQKGSLFEICFEVESSAFKVMVNKNIFLYYVHRVPFYQLNAISVKGGVHLSYISFQKELGIKLNPAQIPGSAIFIGWGILDE